GGGGCCGCGCTCGAACGCGTCGTGGCCGCGGTACGCGGGGCCCTCGACCACGACGAGGTCGGCGACGCACGGCAGGCATTCGAGAAGCGCTCCCTGAGGCGCTCGTCGAAGGGGGGCGGCGTCGACCGGCTCATGGCCGACGCCCCGCGCGACATGGTGGAAACCGTCATGGCGGCGGTCGACGTGATCGCCACCCAGATCGTCGACGACGCCATGGGCGACGGATGCTCGCGACGCGAGGTCATTCAGTCACGGGGTGGCACGGCCGCGATCCGCGTCGACGCCCTGGTCCGGATGGCCGAGCGAACACTGGCGGCGGCACCGGCCGCAGCCGAGCGAGGCGACATCGGCCGTCTCCAGCTGAATCTCGACACCGACGACTGCGCCGAGGACGCCGACGGGGGCGAGGGCGATGGTGCCGGTGAGCAGACGCTGGCCGGCCGACGGGTGTCGACCGAGACGGCCAAGCGGTGGGCCTGCGACACCAGGGCAGCGGTGATGCTCGAGCACGACGGGCACCCGGCCGACTGCGGCCGCGACAGCCGCACGGTCAACCGACGACTGCGCCGAGCGCTGCACCGCCGCGACCACGGCACCTGCCGGTTCCCCGGCTGCGCCGCCTCGTCATGGCTGCACGCCCACCATGTGGTCCACTGGGCCGAGGGCGGCCACACCGATCTCGACAATCTCGTCAGCCTGTGCGGGTTCCACCACCATGCGGTGCACGAGGGCGGCTGGTCGGTGGCCGTCGTCGACCACACGGTGGTCTGGTCCGATCCCGACGGCGTACCGGCCACCGTCGAGCCGCTCACCGGGTCGGCCCAGCCGGTCGGCGAGGCGGGCCGACGGGCCGATGTCGACCACTCGTCGATCGAGTCACGTTGGGTCAACGACCGTCTCGACTTCGGGTTCGTCGTGAGCGTCATCATCGAGCACTGCATCGCCGCCCGATCGAAGCTCGACCGCGTCCCCGCGGGGACGTTGCGCCCGAGCGGTCCGACCAGCGAACCGTAGTCAGTGGGATAGGTTTCGGCGATGACCGGAACCGAGGTGGAGATCCAGGCAGCCGCCGACGCGGCCCGCCGCGCCCGCGACCACGCGTATGCCCCCTACTCGGATTTCCTGATGGGAGCCGCCGTCCTCACCGACGATGGCGGCACCATCGCCGGTGTGCTCGTCGAGAACGTGTCGTTGGGCCTGGCCATGTGTGCCGAACGCGTGGCGCTCTTCACCGCGGTCACCCAGCAGCGTCGCCCCATCGTGCTCGCGCTCTGCTCGAAGCGGACCGCAGGCGAGCTCACATTCCCGTGCGGCGCGTGCCTCCAAGTTGCGCTGGAGATCGGTGGACCCGACCTCGTGATCGTGGCCACCGACCCCGCCGGAGCGATCGATCGCACCACGGTCGGCGAACTCCTGACGAGAGCGCCGAAACGACACAGCCCACCGCACTGATAGGCATAGGGCCATGGCCGAAAGCATTGTCGTCGGAATCTTCTATCCCACCGGATGGCACGCCGATCTCGAGACCGACATCGAGCGGTTGCGAGCCATCGATTCCCGGGTCGAGGTGATCGTCGAGACCTACGTCGAACCCGAAGAGGCCCGCAGTGGCCGGGGCGTGCCGCCCTACGACGACATCATGCACCTCGTGCCGGAACTCACCGACGCCCAACGCGAGGCGTTCGCCCGCGTCGACTGTTGCGTCACCCTCGACCTGCCATTCGACATCGCAGCCAAGGCTCCCCGGCTGCGCTGGGTGCAGGCCGTCGGGGCCGGGATCGCCCAGCTCCAGTCGGCCGGTGTGCACGAGGCCGGCATCAAGCTCACCAACGGGGGCGGGCTCACCTCCGCCGCCATCTCCGAGTTCGTCATGGCCCGCATCCTGGGCGAGTACAAGAACACCCGCGCCCTCGATGCCGTCCAGAACGAACACCAGTGGACTCCCGTCTACGGGGAACAGATCGAGGGCAGGACCGTTGCCCTGGTGGGGTTCGGTCCGATCAACCAGGCCGTCGCCACGCGGGCCCGGGCGTTCGGGATGCGGGTGCTGTGTCTCCGCCGAAGCCGGGCCACCGATCCGTTGATCGACGAGGTCTTCGGCCCCGACGAACTCCACGAGATGCTCGGCCGCGCCGATGTGACCGTCGGTGCGGTACCCGAGTCGCCGGCCACCGAGAACATGATGGACGCCGCCGCGTTCGCGGCGATGCCGAAAGGATCGATGTTCGTCAACGTCGGTCGAGGCACCTTCGTCGACGAAGCGGCGCTGGCCGCCACTCTCGAGTCGGGCCATCTGCGCGCCGCCGCGATCGACGTCGCCCGCACCGAACCGCTGCCCGCCGACTCCCCGCTGTGGACGGCACCCAACATCTACATCTCGGCGCACTGCTCGACCGACCCGTCGAAGCTGTTCGCCAACCTCCACCGCCTCTTCGAGGACAATCTGGGCCGGTTCCTGGCCGGACAGGACCTCCGCAACGAAGTACCGGGCTGAGGCCCGTACGAACGGTGCACGTCGTTCTCGTCCACCCCGAGATCGCGCCGAACACCGGCGCCATCATCCGTCTGTGCGCGAACACCGGCGCCCGGCTGCACCTGGTCGAGCCGCTCGGGTTCGAGCTCAGCGACACCCAACTCAAGCGCGGCGGCCTCGACTATCACGAGCACGCCGACATGACGGTCCACCCCGATGTCGACACCGCATTGGCCGGTCTGCCCGGCCGTCGTTTCGGCTTCTCGTCCCGCGGCACCCGGCGCTACACCGACGTCGACTTCACACCTGACGACGTGCTGATCTTCGGCGCCGAGCGGGCGGGACTCGACGACCACGCCATCTCGCTGATCCCGGCCGATCAGATGCTGGTGATCCCGATGCGGCCCGACAACCGCAGCATCAACCTCGCCAACGCCGTGTCCATCGTGCTCTACGAGGCATGGCGTCAACGCGACTTCGCCGGCGCCGGCGAGACCGGCACCGGCACGGTCGAACGGCTGCACCTCGGCCCGTTCGACTCATGATCGGCGCAAGCCCCGGCGCTACCCTCTCCACATGGAATACGTGATGGTCCCCGTGCCCGAGGAGATCGTGGCCGAGGTCAAGGACTGGATGGCGTGGAATCTGAACGCCCCGAAGGTGGCCGAGAACCCCGATGCCGTCCGTCAGGTGGTCGAGGAGGCCGATCCCGACCTCCGCTCGCTGATCCTGCACACGGCGGCCGTCACCAACGACGGCGGCCTCACCGCTCTCGTCGACGCGGCCGAGGGCACCGGGATGTCGCCTCGCGAGGTCATGGGCGCCGTCGGCGATCTCCACGCTCGCATCGTCGCCGCCGGCCGGCCGACTCCGCTGATCATGGCCAGGGTGGATCCGCGCGATCTGCCGGAAGGCCGCCACGACTCACTCCACCGAGTGCTCCACATGTCCGAAGCCGACGCCGCCTTCGTGGTCGATCTCTGACAACGTCGGCCTGATCGGGTCAGCCGATCCGCTTCAGGAAGCCGCCGGGGTTGAAGGACAGCGAGTACTTCTCCATCGAGTGATCGGCAACGAAGTCGCCGCGTTCGCCCAGGATCTGCTTGACCCCTTCGCCGGGGCCCGGTCCGAACGCCGGCCACACGGGGCGACCGTTGAGGATCGTCTCGGTGACCACCACATAGGAGCCGACGGGAACGAAGCGTTCGAGCCGCGAGAACTCGCGATAGGTCGTCGCCCGATCCGCAGCACCGCCCAGCACGACCAGCGCCCGGCCGTCGCCGACCAACGCGGCGATCTGTTCCTCGACCGCGGTGTCGGTGACCGAACCGTCGAGGTGGGTCAGCCGAGCATGAGTCGGGCGATCCGCCGGATCCGCACCCACCGCAACCACCGTGCCGCACTCGGCGAGCTCGCAGATCGACGCGAGGAACAGCGACCGGCCACCATCGGCCGCACCGGTCTCGACGATGACGTCGGGACGAACGTCGGTGATCAGTTGTTGGTACGCCAGCAGGTCGGTCGGCGCGGTCGTGATGGCCCGGCCGAGCCATGTGGTGTCTCGCCAGGGCAGTGTGTGCCACACGGCCTCGGTGAAGGCCGAGGCCAGCTCGTCGGGCATCGGCGACGGCGTCGTCGGCTGTCCGTCGATCGCGAGATCCTCGACGAAGGCCCGCGACCCGAGACGTCGCGGCTTGCTCCGTCGGGCGGCGCCATTCGGCAGCCGGCCGACGAAGTGCAACGGCTTGCCGGGGCCCTTGAACGGCCGTCCCCGGAGCTCCGCGTAGTCCTGGCTGTAGCCGAAGACCCGGTTGCGACGCGTCACGGCATCGGGCTGATTGGTGGTCGTCCCGCCGTGGGTCTGGTGAAACGACCCTTCGCCGATCATCGTGCACACGGTGAGTCCGGGCGAGTTGCCGATGCGTTCGTAGATCTCGAGATTCGAGTAGCTGCCACCGGAGACGTCGAACGATTCGTCGAAGCCGCCGACCTGCTGGAGCTGCTCACGCGACACGAAGAGGCAGTTGCTCTCCCACACCCCGTCGAACCAGTCGCGGTCGCCGACGAACGAACCGATCTCGAAGAGTCGGTAACCGGCCCGGGGCCAGCCGATCTTCTCGAACAGGGCGTCCTCGTAGTCCTGGTCGTAGCCCCCGATCATCGCCTCGCCCTGCTGGCCCGGCCCGACGTACCACTGTTGGGTGGCCACCATCGCCGGGGCATGCTCACGCAGCGCCATGGAGGCGAACCGCAGCACGCCCGGCGTGACCACGTGGGCACCGTCGAT
This region of Acidimicrobiales bacterium genomic DNA includes:
- a CDS encoding D-2-hydroxyacid dehydrogenase, which gives rise to MAESIVVGIFYPTGWHADLETDIERLRAIDSRVEVIVETYVEPEEARSGRGVPPYDDIMHLVPELTDAQREAFARVDCCVTLDLPFDIAAKAPRLRWVQAVGAGIAQLQSAGVHEAGIKLTNGGGLTSAAISEFVMARILGEYKNTRALDAVQNEHQWTPVYGEQIEGRTVALVGFGPINQAVATRARAFGMRVLCLRRSRATDPLIDEVFGPDELHEMLGRADVTVGAVPESPATENMMDAAAFAAMPKGSMFVNVGRGTFVDEAALAATLESGHLRAAAIDVARTEPLPADSPLWTAPNIYISAHCSTDPSKLFANLHRLFEDNLGRFLAGQDLRNEVPG
- a CDS encoding DUF222 domain-containing protein, with the protein product MSPTDRSTDTNADDVPLDRLEAQITEWSGHLAAATADLLGWIAEYDRREGWKSWTCKSAAHWLSWKCGDTLHTAREKVRVARALEGLPAIAASFRAGELSYSKVRAITRVAVSADDAEWRDTAKHSTGAALERVVAAVRGALDHDEVGDARQAFEKRSLRRSSKGGGVDRLMADAPRDMVETVMAAVDVIATQIVDDAMGDGCSRREVIQSRGGTAAIRVDALVRMAERTLAAAPAAAERGDIGRLQLNLDTDDCAEDADGGEGDGAGEQTLAGRRVSTETAKRWACDTRAAVMLEHDGHPADCGRDSRTVNRRLRRALHRRDHGTCRFPGCAASSWLHAHHVVHWAEGGHTDLDNLVSLCGFHHHAVHEGGWSVAVVDHTVVWSDPDGVPATVEPLTGSAQPVGEAGRRADVDHSSIESRWVNDRLDFGFVVSVIIEHCIAARSKLDRVPAGTLRPSGPTSEP
- a CDS encoding cytidine deaminase; the protein is MTGTEVEIQAAADAARRARDHAYAPYSDFLMGAAVLTDDGGTIAGVLVENVSLGLAMCAERVALFTAVTQQRRPIVLALCSKRTAGELTFPCGACLQVALEIGGPDLVIVATDPAGAIDRTTVGELLTRAPKRHSPPH
- a CDS encoding tRNA (cytidine(34)-2'-O)-methyltransferase, with amino-acid sequence MHVVLVHPEIAPNTGAIIRLCANTGARLHLVEPLGFELSDTQLKRGGLDYHEHADMTVHPDVDTALAGLPGRRFGFSSRGTRRYTDVDFTPDDVLIFGAERAGLDDHAISLIPADQMLVIPMRPDNRSINLANAVSIVLYEAWRQRDFAGAGETGTGTVERLHLGPFDS